A single Prevotella sp. E15-22 DNA region contains:
- a CDS encoding glycoside hydrolase family 43 protein encodes MKKKFILAAGLMAISMQMGAQTITIANDHKGTSNGNPISASVFCADPTAIEYEGRLYVYGTNDHQQYIKNNKKGSNGYGNIKSLVVFSTDDIVNWTFHGTIDVGKVCTWAGQSWAPSAVWREKENGTKEFFIYFANGGGSVGVMKSTKSPLGPYSSPLGQAMIRHGMAGVDPCNWVFDPGVVIDDNGVGWIAFGGGDPQNSNNKLMPGNSRIAKLKSSMTALDGAAVNLPAPYLLEASEINMMNGRYVYTYNTSWSDRNQWSSYDKRNGQSAPSSCSMCYMVSDNPLDPDSWEYRGEYVPNEGNFGMGWGNNHTHLHKFNGNYYLFYHSTLLESSMKDKGEMNSDASGYRSIGVNKATVNEQTQKINKMTLSKTGVSAIKNLDPYQLQQAETMASSGGVMYEDYKNTKSVSKSSLGNDASENLYIKMKAGSWTSVRKVDFGSNGAKSFTLRAKGTGKMEIRLTRTGKALATVEFSSTTFEDHVIEVDSTTFKGVKGNVFFVFTESTNAQFDAWQFSEELPTGIQSPTNRQAVTKKGTYDLNGRRIDASRNVHGIVIENGKKVKR; translated from the coding sequence ATGAAAAAGAAATTCATTCTTGCTGCTGGTCTGATGGCCATCAGCATGCAGATGGGCGCGCAGACCATTACCATTGCCAACGACCACAAAGGAACATCGAACGGCAACCCCATCAGCGCTAGTGTGTTTTGTGCCGACCCAACGGCTATTGAGTACGAAGGACGTCTTTACGTGTATGGCACCAACGACCACCAGCAGTACATCAAGAACAACAAAAAGGGCTCTAACGGCTATGGCAACATCAAGTCGCTGGTGGTGTTCTCGACCGACGACATAGTGAACTGGACCTTTCATGGCACTATCGACGTGGGTAAGGTGTGCACCTGGGCAGGACAGTCGTGGGCACCCTCGGCCGTATGGCGCGAAAAGGAGAACGGCACCAAGGAGTTCTTTATCTATTTTGCCAATGGCGGTGGCAGCGTGGGCGTGATGAAGAGTACGAAATCGCCTCTTGGCCCATACTCATCGCCTCTGGGACAGGCCATGATTCGTCATGGCATGGCTGGTGTGGACCCCTGTAACTGGGTGTTCGACCCTGGCGTGGTGATTGACGACAATGGTGTGGGCTGGATTGCCTTTGGCGGTGGCGACCCACAGAACTCGAACAACAAGCTGATGCCTGGCAACTCGCGCATAGCTAAGTTGAAGTCGTCGATGACGGCTCTCGACGGTGCTGCTGTAAACCTGCCTGCACCCTATCTGTTAGAGGCCAGTGAGATTAACATGATGAACGGACGCTATGTCTATACCTACAACACATCGTGGAGTGACCGTAATCAGTGGAGTTCGTATGACAAGCGCAACGGACAATCAGCGCCTTCATCGTGCAGCATGTGCTATATGGTGAGTGACAATCCCCTGGATCCCGACTCATGGGAATATCGTGGAGAGTATGTGCCCAACGAAGGCAACTTTGGCATGGGATGGGGCAACAACCACACCCACCTGCATAAGTTTAACGGCAACTACTACCTGTTCTATCACTCCACACTGCTGGAGAGCAGCATGAAGGACAAGGGCGAGATGAACAGCGACGCCTCGGGCTATCGCTCTATTGGCGTGAACAAGGCCACGGTGAACGAGCAGACACAGAAGATTAACAAGATGACGCTGTCGAAAACAGGTGTCAGTGCCATCAAGAACCTGGATCCGTATCAGCTGCAGCAGGCTGAGACCATGGCTTCGTCGGGTGGTGTGATGTACGAGGACTACAAGAACACAAAGAGTGTGTCGAAGAGTTCGCTGGGCAACGACGCCTCTGAGAACTTGTATATCAAGATGAAGGCTGGCTCGTGGACATCGGTACGCAAGGTGGACTTTGGTTCGAACGGTGCCAAGTCGTTTACGCTCAGGGCCAAAGGAACGGGTAAGATGGAGATCCGACTCACCAGAACAGGCAAGGCTCTTGCCACGGTGGAGTTCTCGTCGACTACATTCGAGGATCATGTGATAGAGGTGGATTCTACCACTTTCAAGGGTGTAAAAGGCAATGTGTTCTTTGTGTTCACGGAATCGACCAACGCGCAGTTTGACGCCTGGCAGTTTTCGGAGGAGTTGCCAACAGGCATCCAGAGTCCAACCAACAGACAGGCAGTCACGAAAAAAGGTACTTACGACCTGAATGGGCGTCGCATTGACGCTTCAAGAAATGTGCATGGCATCGTGATTGAGAACGGAAAGAAAGTGAAAAGGTAA
- the lepA gene encoding translation elongation factor 4 — MKNIRNFCIIAHIDHGKSTLADRLLERTKTIQVTEGQMLDDMDLERERGITIKSHAIQMEYERNGEKYILNLIDTPGHVDFSYEVSRSIAACEGALLVVDATQGVQAQTISNLYMAIDNNLEIIPVINKIDMPSAMPDEVEDEIVDLIGCDPEDIIRASGKTGEGVDEILNAVVDRIPHPVGDEEAPLQALIFDSVFNSFRGIIAYFKITNGVIRKGDKVKFFNTGMEYEADEVGVLKMDMIPRKELRTGDVGYIISGIKNSKEVKVGDTITHVDRPCEKAIEGFQEVKPMVFAGVYPIDPADYENLRASLEKLQLNDASLTFQPESSVALGFGFRCGFLGLLHMEIVQERLDREFDMDVITTVPNVSYMCYTKQGEEKEVHNPSGLPEQTLIDHIEEPYIRASIITAADYIGPIMTLCLDKRGELIDQQYVSGNRVELHFMLPLGEIVIDFYDKLKSISKGYASFDYHIDSFRPSKLVKLDILLNGEPVDALSTLTHQDNAVTFGRRMCEKLKELIPRQQFDIAIQAAIGAKIIARETVKQVRKDVLAKCYGGDVSRKRKLLEKQKRGKKRMKQIGNVEVPQKAFLAVLKLD; from the coding sequence ATGAAGAATATCAGAAATTTCTGCATCATAGCGCATATTGATCATGGCAAGTCGACCTTGGCCGACCGACTCCTGGAGCGCACCAAGACCATTCAAGTGACTGAAGGACAGATGCTTGACGACATGGACCTGGAGCGCGAACGTGGTATTACCATTAAGAGTCATGCCATTCAGATGGAGTATGAGCGTAATGGTGAGAAATATATCCTCAACTTGATTGACACCCCAGGACACGTCGACTTCTCTTACGAGGTGTCGCGTTCCATTGCCGCCTGCGAAGGTGCGCTGCTGGTGGTTGATGCCACACAGGGTGTGCAGGCACAGACCATCTCGAACCTCTATATGGCCATCGACAATAATCTTGAGATCATTCCCGTGATTAACAAGATTGACATGCCCAGCGCCATGCCCGACGAAGTGGAGGACGAAATAGTTGACCTCATTGGCTGTGACCCTGAGGACATTATCCGTGCCTCAGGAAAGACGGGTGAGGGTGTCGACGAAATCCTGAATGCAGTCGTCGACCGTATTCCCCATCCCGTGGGCGACGAGGAGGCTCCTCTGCAGGCACTCATTTTCGACTCAGTCTTCAATTCTTTCCGTGGCATCATTGCCTACTTCAAGATCACCAATGGTGTCATCCGCAAGGGCGACAAGGTGAAGTTCTTTAATACCGGCATGGAATACGAGGCCGACGAGGTGGGCGTACTGAAGATGGACATGATTCCCCGTAAGGAGTTGCGTACGGGCGATGTGGGCTATATCATCAGTGGCATCAAGAACTCGAAAGAGGTAAAGGTGGGCGATACCATCACCCATGTGGATCGTCCCTGCGAAAAGGCCATCGAGGGCTTCCAGGAAGTGAAGCCCATGGTGTTTGCTGGTGTCTATCCTATCGACCCTGCCGACTACGAGAACCTGCGTGCCTCATTGGAAAAGCTCCAGTTGAACGATGCTTCATTGACCTTCCAGCCTGAGTCGTCAGTTGCTCTGGGCTTCGGCTTCCGCTGTGGCTTCCTGGGCCTGCTCCACATGGAGATTGTGCAGGAGCGCCTGGACCGTGAGTTCGATATGGACGTCATCACCACCGTGCCCAACGTATCGTATATGTGCTATACGAAGCAGGGCGAGGAGAAAGAGGTGCACAATCCCTCAGGACTGCCCGAACAGACACTCATCGACCATATCGAGGAGCCTTATATCCGTGCTTCCATCATCACCGCTGCCGACTATATTGGTCCAATCATGACCCTCTGCCTTGACAAGCGAGGCGAACTCATCGACCAGCAATATGTCAGTGGCAATCGTGTGGAACTGCATTTCATGCTGCCTCTGGGCGAGATCGTGATCGACTTCTACGATAAGTTGAAGAGCATCTCGAAGGGTTACGCCTCGTTCGATTACCATATCGACTCGTTCCGTCCGTCAAAGCTCGTAAAACTCGATATCCTGCTCAATGGCGAGCCTGTTGATGCCCTGTCAACGCTCACACACCAGGACAATGCCGTGACCTTTGGTCGTCGCATGTGCGAGAAGCTCAAGGAACTCATCCCCCGTCAGCAGTTCGATATCGCCATTCAGGCAGCCATCGGCGCCAAGATCATCGCTCGTGAAACGGTGAAGCAGGTGCGCAAGGACGTGTTGGCCAAGTGTTATGGTGGTGACGTGAGCCGTAAGCGCAAGTTGCTCGAAAAGCAGAAACGAGGCAAGAAGCGCATGAAGCAGATTGGCAATGTGGAGGTGCCTCAAAAAGCCTTCCTTGCTGTTCTGAAGCTCGATTAA